The following coding sequences are from one Lycium ferocissimum isolate CSIRO_LF1 chromosome 3, AGI_CSIRO_Lferr_CH_V1, whole genome shotgun sequence window:
- the LOC132049736 gene encoding ATP-dependent zinc metalloprotease FTSH 8, mitochondrial-like codes for MKKYHYILPFLFIGFVVSPILLVNNRKPEEISFQEFRNKLLEPGHVDRIVVADKDVAKVYVRSSLPCNNQTGDDTVLGPTSGIRNMSHYKYYFYIGSVDSFEENLKEAQEALRINRHNYVPVVYADELDWSQVMVKFASVFNLAIICYMGWRLQGGKGGFGIFSFGKAHFMKMDKNSKNKVYFKDVAGCDEAKQEIMEFVHFLKNPKKYEELGAKIPKGALLVGPPGTGKTLLAKATAGESGVPFLSISGSEFMQMFVGVGPARVRSLFREARQCAPSIIFIDEIDAIGGERGRGRYSGGDERENTLNQLLVEMDGFATTSGVVVLAGTNRLDILDKALLRPGRFDRQITIDKPDIKGREQIFKIYLNKLKIDQEAAFYSERLAALTPGFAGADIANVCNEAALVAARSESTKIKMQHFEAAIDRVIGGLEKKNKVISKLERRTIAYHESGHAVAGWFLEHAEPLPKVTIIPRGTAALGFAQYVHNENLLMTKEQLFDMTCMALGGRAAEQVLIGKISTGAQNDLEKVTKMTYAQVAVYGFSDKVGLLSFPQREDTSETSKPYSSKTAALIDDEVREWVAKAYDHTLQLIEEHREHVAHIAELLLEKEVLHQEDLVQVLGERPFESSEPANYYRFKQGFEEENEETKDIPIESEVIPVRAVKGKKAQEKIEKGTRYVGALSVKRKCAIKGWVLVKKGTMKKKII; via the exons ATGAAGAAATATCACTATATACTACCTTTTCTATTTATTGGCTTTGTTGTGTCACCGATCTTACTTGTGAATAATCGTAAGCCGGAGGAG attagcttccaagagttcagaAACAAGCTACTTGAACCGGGTCATGTTGATCGAATTGTTGTTGCTGACAAAGATGTAGCCAAAGTTTATGTAAGGAGCTCCTTACCTTGTAACAATCAAACTGGTGATGACACAGTTCTGGGTCCTACAAGTGGTATAAGAAATATGAGCCACTATAAGTACTATTTTTACATTGGGAGTGTTGATTCATTTGAGGAGAATCTTAAGGAAGCACAAGAAGCCTTGAGAATAAACCGTCACAATTATGTCCCTGTTGTATATGCCGATGAGTTGGATTGGTCTCAAGTAATGGTGAAGTTTGCATCAGTATTCAATCTAGCTATCATTTGTTATATGGGATGGAGACTGCAGGGTGGAAAAGGTGGTTTTGGAATATTTAGCTTTGGTAAAGCGCATTTCATGAAGATGGACAAAAATTCAAAGAATAAG GTCTATTTCAAGGATGTGGCTGGATGCGACGAGGCCAAGCAAGAAATCATGGAGTTTGTTCACTTCCTGAAGAATCCCAAGAAATATGAGGAGTTAGGAGCCAAAATTCCTAAGGGTGCTCTTCTAGTGGGTCCTCCTGGGACTGGAAAGACACTCCTAGCTAAAGCTACTGCAGGAGAGTCTGGTGTACCTTTTCTCTCTATTTCCGGGTCAGAATTTATGCAGATGTTTGTTGGTGTTGGGCCAGCCAGAGTTAGGAGCTTATTTCGGGAGGCAAGACAATGTGCACCTAGTATAATTTTCATCGACGAGATTGATGCAATAGGTGGTGAAAGAGGGAGGGGACGCTATTCTGGAGGCGACGAACGTGAAAATACTTTAAATCAACTGcttgtagaaatggatggattCGCAACCACATCTGGTGTAGTTGTACTTGCTGGAACAAATAGACTTGATATATTAGACAAAGCCTTGTTAAGGCCTGGTCGATTTGACCGCCAGATAACCATTGACAAACCAGACATAAAAGGTCGTGAACAgattttcaaaatctatttGAACAAGTTGAAAATTGATCAAGAGGCAGCATTCTATTCAGAGAGGCTTGCTGCTCTAACACCGGGATTTGCTGGAGCAGACATTGCAAATGTTTGTAATGAAGCTGCTTTGGTTGCTGCGAGGAGTGAGAGTACCAAAATCAAAATGCAACATTTTGAGGCAGCAATAGACAGGGTGATTGGTGGTCTGGAGAAGAAGAACAAG GTCATAAGCAAGCTGGAAAGGAGGACAATTGCCTATCATGAATCTGGCCATGCTGTTGCTGGTTGGTTCTTGGAACATGCAGAACCATTACCTAAAGTGACAATTATTCCTCGTGGTACAGCAGCACTAGGATTTGCTCAATATGTTCACAATGAAAATCTTTTAATGACCAAGGAGCAGCTATTTGATATGACATGTATGGCTCTTGGTGGCCGAGCTGCTGAGCAG GTTTTGATTGGAAAAATCTCAACCGGAGCTCAAAATGATTTGGAGAAAGTGACCAAGATGACATACGCCCAGGTAGCAGTCTACGGTTTCAGTGACAAAGTtggtcttctttcttttccgcaAAGAGAAGATACATCTGAGACATCAAAGCCCTACAGTAGCAAGACTGCAGCACTTATTGACGATGAAGTTAGAGAATGGGTAGCCAAAGCGTATGATCATACTCTACAGCTTATAGAGGAACACAGAGAACATGTAGCTCACATTGCAGAATTGCTACTTGAAAAGGAGGTCCTTCATCAAGAAGATCTTGTCCAGGTATTGGGTGAACGCCCATTTGAGAGTAGTGAGCCCGCAAACTATTACAGGTTCAAGCAAGGATTCGAAGAAGAGAACGAAGAAACTAAAGATATCCCTATAGAATCAGAGGTTATCCCAGTCAGGGCTGTCAAAGGCAAAAAAGCGcaagaaaagatagaaaaagGCACGAGGTACGTTGGGGCTTTAAGCGTAAAGCGGAAATGTGCAATTAAAGGATGGGTTCTAGTAAAGAAAGGTacaatgaagaagaaaattatatga
- the LOC132049735 gene encoding LOW QUALITY PROTEIN: ATP-dependent zinc metalloprotease FTSH 8, mitochondrial-like (The sequence of the model RefSeq protein was modified relative to this genomic sequence to represent the inferred CDS: deleted 1 base in 1 codon), whose translation MKKYHYILVLLFFGSVLSSILLLKHLEHEEISFQEFKNKLLEPGHVDRIVVANKEVATVYIRSSSPGNNQTCDDTVQGPTNGSRNLSHHKYYFNIGSVESFELKLKEAQEASGIDPHNYVPVVYVNELDWLPETMKFGATVLLLAIMYYMDLGGVRGLLNIGKVHFRKMDKNAKNKVFFKDVAGCEEAKQEIMEFVHFLKDPKKYEDLGAKIPKGALLVGPPGTGKTLLAKATAGESGVPFLSISGSDFLEMFVGIGPARVRSLFREARRCAPSIIFIDEIDAIGGTRGRGGYSGGNDERERTLNQLLVELDGFATTSGVVVLAGTNRLDILDKALLRPGRFDRQITIDKPDIKGREQIFTIYLNKLKIDQEAAFYSQRLAALTPGFAGADIANVCNEAALVAARSESTKIKMQHFEAAIDRVIGGLEKKNKVINKLERRTIAYHESGHAVAGWFLEHAEPLLKVTIIPRGTAALGFAQYVHSENLLMTKEQLFDMTCMTLGGRAAEQVLIGKISTGAQDDLEKVTKMTYAQVAVYGFSDKVGLLSFPQREDAVETSKPYSSKTAALIDDEVREWVARAYQRTLQLIEEHKEHVAHIAELLLEKEVLHQEDLVGVLGERPFESSEPTNYYRFKQGFEEENGETEDIPVSVVKGGKAPERIEKGTKYVGL comes from the exons ATGAAGAAATATCACTATATACTTGTGTTGCTATTTTTTGGCTCTGTTCTGTCGTCAATATTACTCCTGAAGCATCTTGAGCACGAGGAG attagcttccaagagttcaaaaACAAGCTACTTGAACCTGGTCACGTTGATCGAATTGTTGTTGCTAACAAAGAAGTAGCCACAGTTTATATAAGGAGTTCTTCACCTGGTAATAATCAAACTTGTGATGACACAGTTCAAGGTCCTACAAATGGTAGTAGAAACCTGAGCCACCACAAATACTATTTCAACATTGGGAGTGTTGAGTCATTTGAGCTGAAGCTTAAGGAAGCACAAGAAGCCTCTGGAATAGACCCTCACAATTATGTCCCTGTGGTATATGTTAATGAGTTGGATTGGCTCCCAGAAACAATGAAGTTTGGTGCAACAGTATTGCTTCTAGCTATCATGTATTATATGGATTTGGGAGGTGTTCGTGGATTACTTAATATTGGTAAAGTGCATTTCAGGAAGATGGACAAAAATGCAAAGAACAAG GTCTTCTTCAAGGATGTGGCTGGATGTGAGGAGgctaagcaagaaatcatggAGTTTGTCCACTTCCTTAAGGATCCCAAGAAATACGAGGACTTAGGAGCCAAAATTCCTAAGGGTGCTCTTTTAGTGGGTCCTCCTGGGACTGGAAAGACACTTCTAGCTAAAGCTACAGCAGGAGAGTCTGGTGTACCTTTCCTCTCTATTTCTGGTTCAGATTTTTTGGagatgtttgttggtattggaCCAGCTAGAGTTAGGAGCTTATTTCGGGAGGCAAGACGATGTGCACCTAGTATTATTTTCATCGATGAGATTGATGCAATTGGTGGAACAAGAGGGAGGGGAGGCTATTCTGGAGGAAATGATGAACGTGAAAGAACTTTAAATCAACTGCTTGTAGAATTGGATGGATTTGCAACCACATCTGGGGTAGTTGTACTTGCGGGCACCAATAGACTTGATATATTAGACAAAGCCTTGTTAAGGCCTGGTCGATTTGATCGCCAGATTACAATTGACAAACCAGACATAAAAGGTCGTGAACAGATTTTCACAATCTATCTGAACAAGTTGAAAATTGATCAAGAGGCAGCGTTCTATTCACAGAGGCTTGCTGCTCTAACACCAGGATTTGCTGGAGCAGACATTGCAAATGTTTGTAATGAAGCTGCTTTGGTTGCTGCTAGGAGTGAGAGTACCAAAATCAAAATGCAACATTTTGAGGCAGCAATAGACAGGGTGATTGGTGGTCTAGAGAAGAAGAACAAG GTCATAAACAAGCTGGAAAGGAGGACAATTGCCTATCATGAATCTGGTCATGCTGTTGCTGGTTGGTTCTTGGAACATGCAGAACCATTGCTTAAAGTGACAATTATTCCTCGTGGTACAGCAGCACTAGGATTTGCTCAATATGTTCACAGTGAAAATCTTTTAATGACCAAGGAGCAGCTATTTGATATGACATGTATGACTCTTGGTGGACGAGCTGCTGAGCAG GTTTTGATTGGAAAAATCTCAACCGGAGCTCAAGATGATTTGGAGAAAGTGACCAAGATGACGTATGCCCAGGTAGCAGTCTACGGTTTCAGCGACAAAGTTGGTCTTCTTTCG TTTCCGCAAAGAGAAGATGCAGTTGAGACATCAAAGCCCTACAGTAGCAAGACGGCAGCGCTCATTGATGATGAAGTTAGAGAATGGGTAGCCAGGGCATATCAACGTACTCTACAACTTATAGAGGAACACAAAGAACATGTAGCTCACATTGCAGAATTGCTACTTGAAAAGGAGGTCCTTCATCAAGAAGATCTGGTCGGGGTATTGGGTGAACGCCCGTTCGAGAGTAGTGAGCCCACAAACTATTACAGGTTCAAGCAAGGATTCGAAGAAGAGAATGGAGAAACTGAAGATATCCCAGTCAGTGTTGTCAAAGGTGGAAAAGCGCCAGAAAGAATAGAGAAAGGCACAAAGTATGTTGGGCTTTAA